In Dromaius novaehollandiae isolate bDroNov1 chromosome 3, bDroNov1.hap1, whole genome shotgun sequence, the following are encoded in one genomic region:
- the ADGRF4 gene encoding adhesion G protein-coupled receptor F4 isoform X3 encodes MFTDACANLDIWSLFQRISEHGPFLNPGEHVSIAGEHLPFVGKGSPMRPGDGAKYSGADDHGNENCEADFSCIIPDILSSPAIPGNIADIVDLLKQISLVLSRNVSRGKMQSYSRIANHVLNSSIISNWAFVRDRNASSVLLDSVNLFAGKLLLMNGSESIQEQFISTKGYSIHKNTSGKSFDFSMEFNNSDNITGHVFIPEEELLKLSRTSKAISIAFPTLGAIIETSHLDPVFVNGMVLSVALPEELQHILLTFEKVNKLESVKAQCVGWHSTERRWDDRACQIKSDDVSSAVCFCKYHHRMFKSFSILMSPTKLRNAVLDYITCVGLGLSIFSLALCLAIEFVVWHHVTKTEITYMRHFCLVNIATSLLIADILFILAAIVHDTAQNYRLCVAATFFLHFFYLALFFWMFSLGLLILYGLLLVFFKITRSVFIATAFSIGYGCPLVISVLTVAITEPRNGYLRAGACWLNWYETKALLAFVVPALSIITVNLMVVVVVVVKTGRSSVGEGCKSRDLSSVIRVSKNVALLTPVLGLTWGFGLATIVDKSSLAFHVTFALLNAFQGFFILLFGTLLDRKTREALRMNCLS; translated from the exons ATGTTCACAGATGCTTGTGCAAATCTGGATATTTGGTCACTTTTTCAG aGAATCTCTGAACACGGACCCTTTCTAAACCCTGGAGAACATGTTAGTATTGCTGGAGAACACCTCCCTTTTGTAGGGAAAGGAAGCCCAATGAGGCctggagatggagcaaaataTTCTGGTGCTGATGACCATGGGAATGAGAACTGCGAAGCTGATTTTTCATGCATTATTCCAGATATCTTGTCTTCACCAGCCATTCCAGGAAATATTGCTGATATAGTGGACTTGCTAAAGCAGATCTCCCTGGTATTATCAAGGAATGTTAGTAGAGGAAAAATGCAG AGTTACAGCAGAATAGCAAACCATGTTCTCAATAGCTCCATCATTTCCAACTGGGCCTTTGTAAGGGATAGAAATGCTAGTTCAGTATTACTGGACTCAGTGAACTTGTTTGCTGGGAAACTTCTTCTAATGAATGGGTCAGAAAGTATACAGGAACAATTCATTTCTACAAAAGGCTACAGCATACATAAAAATACTTCAGGgaaaagctttgatttttctaTGGAATTCAATAACTCGGACAATATCACTGGGCATGTGTTCATTCCAGAAGAAGAACTTCTGAAGCTGTCTAGAACTTCCAAAGCCATCAGCATCGCATTTCCAACTCTTGGGGCTATCATAGAAACAAGCCATTTGGACCCTGTTTTTGTGAATGGAATGGTTTTATCAGTGGCTCTGCCAGAAGAACTTCAGCATATTTTGCTTACCTTTGAAAAGGTCAATAAATTGGAGAGTGTCAAAGCCCAGTGTGTTGGATGGCACTCTACTGAAAGGCGATGGGATGACAGAGCATGCCAAATTAAGTCAGATGATGTCAGCAGTGCTGTTTGCTTCTGCAAGTATCACCATCGGATGTTCAAATCCTTCTCCATTCTTATGTCACCCACCAAGTTACGAAATGCAGTGCTGGATTACATTACATGTGTGGGGTTAGGCCTCTCGATTTTCAGCTTGGCTCTGTGTCTTGCCATTGAGTTTGTTGTCTGGCATCACGTTacaaaaactgaaataacttATATGCGCCATTTTTGTTTAGTGAACATAGCTACATCGCTTCTCATTGCTGACATTCTGTTCATTTTAGCTGCTATTGTGCATGATACAGCCCAAAACTACCGGCTGTGTGTAGCTgccactttttttcttcactttttctatCTTGCCTTGTTTTTTTGGATGTTTAGCCTGGGTCTCCTGATTCTCTATGGATTGTTATTagttttttttaagataacaaGATCTGTGTTCATAGCTACAGCGTTCTCTATTGGATATGGATGTCCTTTGGTCATATCTGTCCTCACTGTTGCTATTACTGAACCAAGGAATGGGTATTtaagggctggagcctgctggcTCAATTGGTATGAGACCAAAGCCCTTTTGGCCTTTGTTGTACCTGCTCTGAGTATCATTACTGTGAAtctgatggtggtggtggtggttgtggtgAAGACGGGAAGGTCCTCTGTTGGAGAAGGTTGCAAGTCACGAGATTTGAGCAGCGTGATCCGAGTTAGCAAAAACGTTGCCCTCCTGACACCTGTTCTAGGCCTCACCTGGGGATTTGGATTAGCGACGATTGTCGATAAAAGCTCTCTCGCATTCCACGTTACATTTGCACTACTTAATGCCTTCCAG GGTTTCTTCATCCTGTTGTTTGGGACACTTCTGGACAGAAAG aCAAGAGAAGCCTTAAGGATGAACTGCCTCTCATGA
- the ADGRF4 gene encoding adhesion G protein-coupled receptor F4 isoform X1 has protein sequence MSENHLVSPVRTFFGRVFSGCLPSNWILVKSENRGVILFNISFFQEECSRCVAMALKLVHCLVLWAVQSFPAASGSAPGVLSEESKTGNQQDGCVSLIPCKDNGDVCVQPCSPSFRGETSFVCKDEKWQMFTDACANLDIWSLFQRISEHGPFLNPGEHVSIAGEHLPFVGKGSPMRPGDGAKYSGADDHGNENCEADFSCIIPDILSSPAIPGNIADIVDLLKQISLVLSRNVSRGKMQSYSRIANHVLNSSIISNWAFVRDRNASSVLLDSVNLFAGKLLLMNGSESIQEQFISTKGYSIHKNTSGKSFDFSMEFNNSDNITGHVFIPEEELLKLSRTSKAISIAFPTLGAIIETSHLDPVFVNGMVLSVALPEELQHILLTFEKVNKLESVKAQCVGWHSTERRWDDRACQIKSDDVSSAVCFCKYHHRMFKSFSILMSPTKLRNAVLDYITCVGLGLSIFSLALCLAIEFVVWHHVTKTEITYMRHFCLVNIATSLLIADILFILAAIVHDTAQNYRLCVAATFFLHFFYLALFFWMFSLGLLILYGLLLVFFKITRSVFIATAFSIGYGCPLVISVLTVAITEPRNGYLRAGACWLNWYETKALLAFVVPALSIITVNLMVVVVVVVKTGRSSVGEGCKSRDLSSVIRVSKNVALLTPVLGLTWGFGLATIVDKSSLAFHVTFALLNAFQGFFILLFGTLLDRKTREALRMNCLS, from the exons ATGTCTGAAAATCACCTTGTGAGCCCAGTAAGGACGTTCTTTGGGAGGGTGTTTAGCGGCTGTCTTCCTAGCAACTGGATTCTGGTCAAAAGTGAAAACAGAGGTGTCATCTTATTTAACATATCTTTCTTCCAGGAGGAATGCAGTAGATGTGTGGCAATGGCTCTGAAGCTGGTCCACTGTCTGGTCCTTTGGGCTGTGCAGTCCTTCCCAGCTGCGTCAGGCAGCGCTCCCGGG gTTCTTAGTGAGGAATCAAAGACTGGTAATCAACAAG ATGGGTGTGTAAGCCTTATTCCCTGCAAAGATAATGGAGATGTTTGTGTTCAGCCTTGTTCTCCTTCCTTCCGTGGGGAGACAAGCTTTGTCTGCAAAGACGAAAAGTGGCAAATGTTCACAGATGCTTGTGCAAATCTGGATATTTGGTCACTTTTTCAG aGAATCTCTGAACACGGACCCTTTCTAAACCCTGGAGAACATGTTAGTATTGCTGGAGAACACCTCCCTTTTGTAGGGAAAGGAAGCCCAATGAGGCctggagatggagcaaaataTTCTGGTGCTGATGACCATGGGAATGAGAACTGCGAAGCTGATTTTTCATGCATTATTCCAGATATCTTGTCTTCACCAGCCATTCCAGGAAATATTGCTGATATAGTGGACTTGCTAAAGCAGATCTCCCTGGTATTATCAAGGAATGTTAGTAGAGGAAAAATGCAG AGTTACAGCAGAATAGCAAACCATGTTCTCAATAGCTCCATCATTTCCAACTGGGCCTTTGTAAGGGATAGAAATGCTAGTTCAGTATTACTGGACTCAGTGAACTTGTTTGCTGGGAAACTTCTTCTAATGAATGGGTCAGAAAGTATACAGGAACAATTCATTTCTACAAAAGGCTACAGCATACATAAAAATACTTCAGGgaaaagctttgatttttctaTGGAATTCAATAACTCGGACAATATCACTGGGCATGTGTTCATTCCAGAAGAAGAACTTCTGAAGCTGTCTAGAACTTCCAAAGCCATCAGCATCGCATTTCCAACTCTTGGGGCTATCATAGAAACAAGCCATTTGGACCCTGTTTTTGTGAATGGAATGGTTTTATCAGTGGCTCTGCCAGAAGAACTTCAGCATATTTTGCTTACCTTTGAAAAGGTCAATAAATTGGAGAGTGTCAAAGCCCAGTGTGTTGGATGGCACTCTACTGAAAGGCGATGGGATGACAGAGCATGCCAAATTAAGTCAGATGATGTCAGCAGTGCTGTTTGCTTCTGCAAGTATCACCATCGGATGTTCAAATCCTTCTCCATTCTTATGTCACCCACCAAGTTACGAAATGCAGTGCTGGATTACATTACATGTGTGGGGTTAGGCCTCTCGATTTTCAGCTTGGCTCTGTGTCTTGCCATTGAGTTTGTTGTCTGGCATCACGTTacaaaaactgaaataacttATATGCGCCATTTTTGTTTAGTGAACATAGCTACATCGCTTCTCATTGCTGACATTCTGTTCATTTTAGCTGCTATTGTGCATGATACAGCCCAAAACTACCGGCTGTGTGTAGCTgccactttttttcttcactttttctatCTTGCCTTGTTTTTTTGGATGTTTAGCCTGGGTCTCCTGATTCTCTATGGATTGTTATTagttttttttaagataacaaGATCTGTGTTCATAGCTACAGCGTTCTCTATTGGATATGGATGTCCTTTGGTCATATCTGTCCTCACTGTTGCTATTACTGAACCAAGGAATGGGTATTtaagggctggagcctgctggcTCAATTGGTATGAGACCAAAGCCCTTTTGGCCTTTGTTGTACCTGCTCTGAGTATCATTACTGTGAAtctgatggtggtggtggtggttgtggtgAAGACGGGAAGGTCCTCTGTTGGAGAAGGTTGCAAGTCACGAGATTTGAGCAGCGTGATCCGAGTTAGCAAAAACGTTGCCCTCCTGACACCTGTTCTAGGCCTCACCTGGGGATTTGGATTAGCGACGATTGTCGATAAAAGCTCTCTCGCATTCCACGTTACATTTGCACTACTTAATGCCTTCCAG GGTTTCTTCATCCTGTTGTTTGGGACACTTCTGGACAGAAAG aCAAGAGAAGCCTTAAGGATGAACTGCCTCTCATGA
- the ADGRF4 gene encoding adhesion G protein-coupled receptor F4 isoform X2 encodes MALKLVHCLVLWAVQSFPAASGSAPGVLSEESKTGNQQDGCVSLIPCKDNGDVCVQPCSPSFRGETSFVCKDEKWQMFTDACANLDIWSLFQRISEHGPFLNPGEHVSIAGEHLPFVGKGSPMRPGDGAKYSGADDHGNENCEADFSCIIPDILSSPAIPGNIADIVDLLKQISLVLSRNVSRGKMQSYSRIANHVLNSSIISNWAFVRDRNASSVLLDSVNLFAGKLLLMNGSESIQEQFISTKGYSIHKNTSGKSFDFSMEFNNSDNITGHVFIPEEELLKLSRTSKAISIAFPTLGAIIETSHLDPVFVNGMVLSVALPEELQHILLTFEKVNKLESVKAQCVGWHSTERRWDDRACQIKSDDVSSAVCFCKYHHRMFKSFSILMSPTKLRNAVLDYITCVGLGLSIFSLALCLAIEFVVWHHVTKTEITYMRHFCLVNIATSLLIADILFILAAIVHDTAQNYRLCVAATFFLHFFYLALFFWMFSLGLLILYGLLLVFFKITRSVFIATAFSIGYGCPLVISVLTVAITEPRNGYLRAGACWLNWYETKALLAFVVPALSIITVNLMVVVVVVVKTGRSSVGEGCKSRDLSSVIRVSKNVALLTPVLGLTWGFGLATIVDKSSLAFHVTFALLNAFQGFFILLFGTLLDRKTREALRMNCLS; translated from the exons ATGGCTCTGAAGCTGGTCCACTGTCTGGTCCTTTGGGCTGTGCAGTCCTTCCCAGCTGCGTCAGGCAGCGCTCCCGGG gTTCTTAGTGAGGAATCAAAGACTGGTAATCAACAAG ATGGGTGTGTAAGCCTTATTCCCTGCAAAGATAATGGAGATGTTTGTGTTCAGCCTTGTTCTCCTTCCTTCCGTGGGGAGACAAGCTTTGTCTGCAAAGACGAAAAGTGGCAAATGTTCACAGATGCTTGTGCAAATCTGGATATTTGGTCACTTTTTCAG aGAATCTCTGAACACGGACCCTTTCTAAACCCTGGAGAACATGTTAGTATTGCTGGAGAACACCTCCCTTTTGTAGGGAAAGGAAGCCCAATGAGGCctggagatggagcaaaataTTCTGGTGCTGATGACCATGGGAATGAGAACTGCGAAGCTGATTTTTCATGCATTATTCCAGATATCTTGTCTTCACCAGCCATTCCAGGAAATATTGCTGATATAGTGGACTTGCTAAAGCAGATCTCCCTGGTATTATCAAGGAATGTTAGTAGAGGAAAAATGCAG AGTTACAGCAGAATAGCAAACCATGTTCTCAATAGCTCCATCATTTCCAACTGGGCCTTTGTAAGGGATAGAAATGCTAGTTCAGTATTACTGGACTCAGTGAACTTGTTTGCTGGGAAACTTCTTCTAATGAATGGGTCAGAAAGTATACAGGAACAATTCATTTCTACAAAAGGCTACAGCATACATAAAAATACTTCAGGgaaaagctttgatttttctaTGGAATTCAATAACTCGGACAATATCACTGGGCATGTGTTCATTCCAGAAGAAGAACTTCTGAAGCTGTCTAGAACTTCCAAAGCCATCAGCATCGCATTTCCAACTCTTGGGGCTATCATAGAAACAAGCCATTTGGACCCTGTTTTTGTGAATGGAATGGTTTTATCAGTGGCTCTGCCAGAAGAACTTCAGCATATTTTGCTTACCTTTGAAAAGGTCAATAAATTGGAGAGTGTCAAAGCCCAGTGTGTTGGATGGCACTCTACTGAAAGGCGATGGGATGACAGAGCATGCCAAATTAAGTCAGATGATGTCAGCAGTGCTGTTTGCTTCTGCAAGTATCACCATCGGATGTTCAAATCCTTCTCCATTCTTATGTCACCCACCAAGTTACGAAATGCAGTGCTGGATTACATTACATGTGTGGGGTTAGGCCTCTCGATTTTCAGCTTGGCTCTGTGTCTTGCCATTGAGTTTGTTGTCTGGCATCACGTTacaaaaactgaaataacttATATGCGCCATTTTTGTTTAGTGAACATAGCTACATCGCTTCTCATTGCTGACATTCTGTTCATTTTAGCTGCTATTGTGCATGATACAGCCCAAAACTACCGGCTGTGTGTAGCTgccactttttttcttcactttttctatCTTGCCTTGTTTTTTTGGATGTTTAGCCTGGGTCTCCTGATTCTCTATGGATTGTTATTagttttttttaagataacaaGATCTGTGTTCATAGCTACAGCGTTCTCTATTGGATATGGATGTCCTTTGGTCATATCTGTCCTCACTGTTGCTATTACTGAACCAAGGAATGGGTATTtaagggctggagcctgctggcTCAATTGGTATGAGACCAAAGCCCTTTTGGCCTTTGTTGTACCTGCTCTGAGTATCATTACTGTGAAtctgatggtggtggtggtggttgtggtgAAGACGGGAAGGTCCTCTGTTGGAGAAGGTTGCAAGTCACGAGATTTGAGCAGCGTGATCCGAGTTAGCAAAAACGTTGCCCTCCTGACACCTGTTCTAGGCCTCACCTGGGGATTTGGATTAGCGACGATTGTCGATAAAAGCTCTCTCGCATTCCACGTTACATTTGCACTACTTAATGCCTTCCAG GGTTTCTTCATCCTGTTGTTTGGGACACTTCTGGACAGAAAG aCAAGAGAAGCCTTAAGGATGAACTGCCTCTCATGA